The window CATtatacagtaaataaattgtatgGGTAATGAACTTGCACCATATAGTAAATAAAATAGctgtggggataaaaaccaccactaaaaatatagAAGGTGAAACCGTCCATTAAAGCTAATAATAGaattattgtatatataaattaaaggCAATTGTTGGTGGGTTATTATCAACACCACGATcagataatattatattatattgttatcATTTGTGGAAGATAGCACACTTGTCTCCCCAAATCGAATGTTTTTCTCCTGTAATCTGCACACACATGCACCAATATTgatattaaatagtataaaataataataattgaaaagatAGGGAGCTTATTTGCTAGCTTCCTTATTTGTCATACGGGGGCTTTTCAAATGGGGAAATGATGGCACATGCCACTTTGTCAAAAGGCTAGAGATAAAAAGATGAAGTAGGTGCCAACACTTGAGTGACCTACACCTAAAGCAATTTGGAATCTAACTTGGTGGGCATGTGCAGCTATCTTTGTGAAAAAAGCTTTGGGCATCTACATCCACAAACATTATCTTCTTTCCCTGCCCCCCCcttataaaattcaaaccatCAAACCTGGGCAAGTCATAAGAGTCGGCCTCCAGAGCATACTTGAGGAACTACTTATCTGATGGGCCATAATAGATGCAGTCAAACTCAGGATCTATGAAGGGAAAACATATCCCACGTTGAGAGCTTTTCGTGCTGATAATGTGTTATAAAATGGACTGGGATATGTGcaaatattgagctgcacgtaaagtagatgagacacagcatttaacgaggttcagctatgcctacgtcctcggagagcagcaacagtaacttttcactatataaaataatagagctacaactttagtgtttctcactgaattttctctctaggagaatttctctctgttctctttccactcactcaccctctttcttccttctcttcctctccgaTCGTAGTCTAGCTTATTTGCATAAGAGAGAAGCCTTTTATAGGAAAATGTGAATGACACCCGTGAATCTGCAATAAACTCATGCACCAAAGTCTACAAACAAATAGTAAGTGGGCTCCACTACTTTATACTTTACAACAATATTCAATTTATTAGGTCCCAGTTGAGACATGATAGCAACCTCTTCTTTTCCTCAAACACATTGCGTTGAACAATTAGCCAAATTCACATTAGCACATATTGATGATTTGTAATTGTTCACTGCATATGTGATGATTTTTAATAGTCTAAGTCAACATTgttctaaattttttcttttatacaaGTGGAAAGTTACCTAGAAGTTCATAGGCAATTTCAATAGCTTTGGGATAAGTTTCACACAAACATTTTCATACACCATAAAAACCAATCTTGCACTTGGATTCGGTAAAGAAAAGACTGCTCGCGGAAAAAATGGAAGACGACCGCGCGccaccagcagcagcagcccCAGCTAAGGAGTCTTCCTCCTCAAGCACATGCAAAGACGTTCCCGATCTCCTCTCCTCCTTCGTCGATACCTTCGTCGACTTTTCCGTCAGTGGCGGCCTCTTCCTCTTGCctcaaaatgaccaaaatgcccTCCCTCACCACCGCAACCCCGGCGACGATCCTCTTCCGTCGCCCCCACCTCTGCAGACCTATTATCCCCCGCAGGACCGCTTGATTGCCATAGGCGATCTCCACGGCGACTTGGAGAAGACCAAGGAATCGCTGAGACTCGCTAAATTGATCGACCCGGAGTCGGGTAAATGGGTCGGAGGGTCGTCCACCTTGGTCCAGATCGGCGACGTGTTTGACCGTGGCGGCGACgagctcaaaatcctttatTATCTCGAGAAATTGAGACGAGAAGCTGCGAGATGCGGCGGCACGGTGATTACAATGCACGGGAACCACGAGATCATGAACGTCGAAGGAGATTTCAGGTTTGCGACTCACAAGGGTTTGGATGAGTTTAGGCGTTGGGCCGATTGGTATTGCATTGGGAACCGAATGAAATCACTTTGTAAAGGCTTGGAAGAGCCCAAAGATCCCTTTGATGGGGTCCCTCTAGGGTTTGAGAATGTCAAGAAAGAGTTTGTAGATGGGTTTAGGGCTAGAATTGCAGCATTGAGGCCAAATGGTCCCATTTCGTCCCGGTTCTTGGCCAAGAACTTGACTGTATTGGTTGTTGGAGATTCGGTTTTCGTCCATGGCGGGCTTTTGGCCGCACACGTTTCTTATGGCCTGGAGAAGATCAATGCGGAGGTGAGGGATTGGGTTCATGGATTGAAGGACAGATTTGCACCCGAGTATTGTCATGGGAGGAATGCCGTGGTTTGGTTGAGGAATTTTTCGCATGAATTTGCGGAGAAGTGTGATTGTTCAGCTCTTGAACATGTTTTATCGACAATTCCTGGCGCTAAGAGGATGATTATGGGTCATACCATTCAAGAGTTTGGGATTAATGGCGTTTGCGAAGAGAGAGCAATTCGGATTGATGTTGGTATGTCGAAGGGGTGTATTAATGGGTTGCCTGAAGTTTTGGAGATCAATGGGAATTCAGGTATGAGGATCTTGACCTCAAATCCATTGTACCAGAAGAAGAAGTATGGATCTTCTGTGGAAAGTGAGAGGAGGCCAGGGCCTGGATTTTTGCCTCAAGAGCATGGACCAAAACAAGTGGAAGTGAAGGCTTAACTATGGTATTTTATGCTAAACCTTACTAGTCTTACTTAAATGGATCTCCTTCTGAACATCTATGACTTTTTacgttttattttctaaactaTTATTCAGCTGGCCCCGGAAGtgtaaatatttaatcatCAATAGTCAAGCTGGAAATTGGATCAATACTAACATTTTGGTATTCTTTAATTTGTGTTTCTGTagctattttgtttttcaacgTGAAACATTAGTGCTTTCACTAAGATTGGAAAATGTTTTTTGCAAGCAGGGGATATATGTAtacaagttttgttttgtcatgTTATACGTGTTTCGACTGTTTATTAAACTCTTTAGTGTGTTTCTACTTTTATTGATGCATTGTTGATCACTCATATCCTGAATCATTAGAAGTAGCTACCATTAGAAGTAGCTACGAAAAGAATTCGGATTGctatttattttggattatAAATTGGTAATGACCAACTATCAAGAGTaattctcattttttttttttttaaaagaactATCAACGTATTGTTGTTTTGTTCCCGCCAAGGAAGATTTTACTTGAATGCTCTTACTCTTTTCAGTTGATTTTGTCCACAATTGTGTTCTGATCATTGATGTTGGTAAAAGTGAGGGATGTGATTATGGTCTGATGGCCACGAGTGGAATACACAATGACTTATGAGTGTGACGCCAAGTAGGCATATATAAAGGTTTGGGCATCAAGAATTTGGAATCTTAAGAAAGACCCATAATTTTCTGCTTTGAAAGTGTTTCGCCATTACAATTGTAATGATATGTGGGTCGATTGTTGGACAAGTAATATATTCTCTAGATTTTTCCCAATAGTTTGAAGGAATAACTTTGGTGGCatatgtattaaaaataatggATCTAGACACAattttgtgtttgattttaattttataggCAGTTTCCAGAGACATGGTCTTGAAATAGCTGGAATTTTTAAGAGTTTGCCTTATTGcagcttttgcttttcttgaatGAGAATCTGGAAATTGCAATGGAGAACATCATTTCTCTGCgattcattttaaaaatgatCTCTATTGAAAGTTGGATTCAGGAGAACTGATTTTCTAACAATGCAAGTACGGGGATTTGGGTTTCTATGCAGTTCTTCCAGCTATCAATATCACTCTTAGCCTCCTTTGTTTCGAAAACTGCCTCAAGCTCAAGCTCGCCAGCACTCCTGCTCACCAGgtattagaaaataaaaagaaaagagtatAGAACTAATGAATGCCATAGTACATTGAGTTGAGTTTATGCCAATTCATGCTATGCccttttaaattgaaatttgaacccaaatagTCCTCACTGCAGTCAAATACATTAATTCTTCCCTGCAGTCAAATACCTTAATTCTTCCCTGCAGTCAAATCTCtgtttccttcattttccTGCAGTAgtactttttatttcaatttgggtgacttttaaatattttaataattcaaagctttcaatATTGTTATTGACTTGTTTTGTTGCATAGTTTGGAATATCCTGAGACTAGGGTCCTCTGTAAGCACCAAATCTATAAAAGTATCCTATAGTTCAGCTACTTGAACTGCACAGATGCTAAAGTCGAAAGTGAAAAATAGGCCGACAACGAGATCTGAAATCAGAGTGAAGGACGGATAAATAGTGCCAACTAAGCATAACATCTGAAAGTAAATACtaattttttcattcttttcaaaACAGATTTCCTGTCTGTCTGTTACATGGTACAATATAACTTAAATAACTGCTGTTCCATATCcttaagttttataaattattcGATAATTGTTATGGAGGGGGTTATATAATTTGAGTTTTGGTATGATGGAGCTCAACATTGAGCTCAAGAATTCCTCCGATAGTTATTGTAACCTAACATAGGTATGGTTGAAATTACAGTTCCTTTGGAAAAAGCCTGCCTTTGATTTGGTTTAGTTACAAATTTACAATgcttttttatgaatttactcaAATAGGTGGATCAATAGGAGACCATAATTTCTCGTCTCAAcatattctttcttttggccTTCTCTGTTGGATCAATGTTGTCCATCCTGGAGGCTTTAGTTATAAGTGCTGGGAGAAGTTCAAATACATGGTCGGAACTTCCTTGCTAATGGATAGAAGGGCTAAGTAAATACTGTTGAGATGACTACCGGAACTTGCTTTTTTCTCTGTTATAGTTGAAATGCATTCTCTGCttttaatatcaattaataATGTCAGATTGTCATATTTGTAGATTGTTTTTTGTTAGTAAATTTTTTGTCTTAAGTTGACTGAACCTTTACCATTTGTATCGCAGCTACTAGATTCATACTCCAGTCATCTCCTTGTTCGACATGCATTTTGCTGACAGTCGTCTGCATGTCCATACATCCACTTGtctcttttattttccttctataTTGTAGGAGCCATCATAACCATTTCCCATTTTCCACTTTCTTGATCAGATGGCAGACAAGCATACTTGGTCaaacaaagaagagaaaacatTGCCGGCTGACATCGAGGAGTCGTCGTTGCAAATGGCCAATGTGATGGAGTAGCTACTTTTAAGAATAAATGAAAGAAGGAAGGTTAATGAATGCAGGAAGGTGTTGTAACttgttcattttcttcaattccTCCCAAGGATATATGGTGACTCTGTGATTATGGACTTGCTTTTTAAGATATATCCAAGTATTCACTACATTCTAATCGTAGAAATTATCTTTTCTCTTTATGGTGACTCTGTGATTATGGACTTGCTTTTTAAGATATATCCAAGTATTCACTACATTCTAATCGTAGAAAttatcttttctcttttctggtTTATGTATCCAACTATATTCTAAGATGCATTTGAGGAATATAATTATCATTgagatttcaattttgagtaCAGGAATGTGAGCAATTACTCTCTCGACGTAGAGCTTGTATAAATAGGGATAAGCATCAATGGGTACTGAATTTACATAAGCTTTGTTATGATAGCGAACCAAACCACCGTGCAGACTTGAATTATGGACTGATTAGCACAGCTGTTAACCTGGACTTTTCTTGCCTGATCTCAAGTCCTGCAAGAGCTATCTCTATTAATGCATCTGGAAGGAAAATACTAATGGAAGTAACTGTTTTTGACTGTGTATagtaattgtttttgtttataaataaCTGAGTAAATACACTTTATTTGGGAAAGATTTTGGTGTCTCTGAATATTGTTGGGATTGGGAAGCTTTAGCATCCAACCTCTTTTTCCTCAATTTGTCTCCCAACTTTCTGACGCTAGGATATTATGGGGCCCAATTGGATAGATATTGAAGAAATAGTCTAAAATTTTNNNNNNNNNNNNNNNNNNNNNNNNNNNNNNNNNNNNNNNNNNNNNNNNNNNNNNNNNNNNNNNNNNNNNNNNNNNNNNNNNNNNNNNNNNNNNNNNNNNNNNNNNNNNNNNNNNNNNNNNNNNNNNNNNNNNNNNNNNNNNNNNNNNNNNNNNNNNNNNNNNNNNNNNNNNNNNNNNNNNNNNNNNNNNNNNNNNNNNNNNNNNNNNNNNNNNNNNNNNNNNNNNNNNNNNNNNNNNNNNNNNNNNNNNNNNNNNNNNNNNNNNNNNNNNNNNNNNNNNNNNNNNNNNNNNNNNNNNNNNNNNNNNNNNNNNNNNNNNNNNNNNNNNNNNNNNNNNNNNNNNNNNNNNNNNNNNNNNNNNNNNNNNNNNNNNNNNNNNNNNNNNNNNNNNNNNNNNNNNNNNNNNNNNNNNNNNNNNNNNNNNNNNNNNNNNNNNNNNNNNNNNNNNNNNNNNNNNNNNNNNNNNNNNNNNNNNNNNNNNNNNNNNNNNNNNNNNNNNNNNNNNNNNNNNNNNNNNNNNNNNNNNNNNNNNNNNNNNNNNNNNNNNNNNNNNNNNNNNNNNNNNNNNNNNNNNNNNNNNNNNNNNNNNNNNNNNNNNNNNNNNNNNNNNNNNNNNNNNNNNNNNNNNNNNNNNNNNNNNNNNNNNNNNNNNNNNNNNNNNNNNNNNNNNNNNNNNNNNNNNNNNNNNNNNNNNNNNNNNNNNNNNNNNNNNNNNNNNNNNNNNNNNNNNNNNNNNNNNNNNNNNNNNNNNNNNNNNNNNNNNNNNNNNNNNNNNNNNNNNNNNNNNNNNNNNNNNNNNNNNNNNNNNNNNNNNNNNNNNNNNNNNNNNNNNNNNNNNNNNNNNNNNNNNNNNNNNNNNNNNNNNNNNNNNNNNNNNNNNNNNNNNNNNNNNNNNNNNNNNNNNNNNNNNNNNNNNNNNNNNNNNNNNNNNNNNNNNNNNNNNNNNNNNNNNNNNNNNNNNNNNNNNNNNNNNNNNNNNNNNNNNNNNNNNNNNNNNNNNNNNNNNNNNNNNNNNNNNNNNNNNNNNNNNNNNNNNNNNNNNNNNNNNNNNNNNNNNNNNNNNNNNNNNNNNNNNNNNNNNNNNNNNNNNNNNNNNNNNNNNNNNNNNNNNNNNNNNNNNNNNNNNNNNNNNNNNNNNNNNNNNNNNNNNNNNNNNNNNNNNNNNNNNNNNNNNNNNNNNNNNNNNNNNNNNNNNNNNNNNNNNNNNNNNNNNNNNNNNNNNNNNNNNNNNNNNNNNNNNNNNNNNNNNNNNNNNNNNNNNNNNNNNNNNNNNNNNNNNNNNNNNNNNNNNNNNNNNNNNNNNNNNNNNNNNNNNNNNNNNNNNNNNNNNNNNNNNNNNNNNNNNNNNNNNNNNNNNNNNNNNNNNNNNNNNNNNNNNNNNNNNNNNNNNNNNNNNNNNNNNNNNNNNNNNNNNNNNNNNNNNNNNNNNNNNNNNNNNNNNNNNNNNNNNNNNNNNNNNNNNNNNNNNNNNNNNNNNNNNNNNNNNNNNNNNNNNNNNNNNNNNNNNNNNNNNNNNNNNNNNNNNNNNNNNNNNNNNNNNNNNNNNNNNNNNNNNNNNNNNNNNNNNNNNNNNNNNNNNNNNNNNNNNNNNNNNNNNNNNNNNNNNNNNNNNNNNNNNNNNNNNNNNNNNNNNNNNNNNNNNNNNNNNNNNNNNNNNNNNNNNNNNNNNNNNNNNNNNNNNNNNNNNNNNNNNNNNNNNNNNNNNNNNNNNNNNNNNNNNNNNNNNNNNNNNNNNNNNNNNNNNNNNNNNNNNNNNNNNNNNNNNNNNNNNNNNNNNNNNNNNNNNNNNNNNNNNNNNNNNNNNNNNNNNNNNNNNNNNNNNNNNNNNNNNNNNNNNNNNNNNNNNNNNNNNNNNNNNNNNNNNNNNNNNNNNNNNNNNNNNNNNNNNNNNNNNNNNNNNNNNNNNNNNNNNNNNNNNNNNNNNNNNNNNNNNNNNNNNNNNNNNNNNNNNNNNNNNNNNNNNNNNNNNNNNNNNNNNNNNNNNNNNNNNNNNNNNNNNNNNNNNNNNNNNNNNNNNNNNNNNNNNNNNNNNNNNNNNNNNNNNNNNNNNNNNNNNNNNNNNNNNNNNNNNNNNNNNNNNNNNNNNNNNNNNNNNNNNNNNNNNNNNNNNNNNNNNNNNNNNNNNNNNNNNNNNNNNNNNNNNNNNNNNNNNNNNNNNNNNNNNNNNNNNNNNNNNNNNNNNNNNNNNNNNNNNNNNNNNNNNNNNNNNNNNNNNNNNNNNNNNNNNNNNNNNNNNNNNNNNNNNNNNNNNNNNNNNNNNNNNNNNNNNNNNNNNNNNNNNNNNNNNNNNNNNNNNNNNNNNNNNNNNNNNNNNNNNNNNNNNNNNNNNNNNNNNNNNNNNNNNNNNNNNNNNNNNNNNNNNNNNNNNNNNNNNNNNNNNNNNNNNNNNNNNNNNNNNNNNNNNNNNNNNNNNNNNNNNNNNNNNNNNNNNNNNNNNNNNNNNNNNNNNNNNNNNNNNNNNNNNNNNNNNNNNNNNNNNNNNNNNNNNNNNNNNNNNNNNNNNNNNNNNNNNNNNNNNNNNNNNNNNNNNNNNNNNNNNNNNNNNNNNNNNNNNNNNNNNNNNNNNNNNNNNNNNNNNNNNNNNNNNNNNNNNNNNNNNNNNNNNNNNNNNNNNNNNNNNNNNNNNNNNNNNNNNNNNNNNNNNNNNNNNNNNNNNNNNNNNNNNNNNNNNNNNNNNNNNNNNNNNNNNNNNNNNNNNNNNNNNNNNNNNNNNNNNNNNNNNNNNNNNNNNNNNNNNNNNNNNNNNNNNNNNNNNNNNNNNNNNNNNNNNNNNNNNNNNNNNNNNNNNNNNNNNNNNNNNNNNNNNNNNNNNNNNNNNNNNNNNNNNNNNNNNNNNNNNNNNNNNNNNNNNNNNNNNNNNNNNNNNNNNNNNNNNNNNNNNNNNNNNNNNNNNNNNNNNNNNNNNNNNNNNNNNNNNNNNNNNNNNNNNNNNNNNNNNNNNNNNNNNNNNNNNNNNNNNNNNNNNNNNNNNNNNNNNNNNNNNNNNNNNNNNNNNNNNNNNNNNNNNNNNNNNNNNNNNNNNNNNNNNNNNNNNNNNNNNNNNNNNNNNNNNNNNNNNNNNNNNNNNNNNNNNNNNNNNNNNNNNNNNNNNNNNNNNNNNNNNNNNNNNNNNNNNNNNNNNNNNNNNNNNNNNNNNNNNNNNNNNNNNNNNNNNNNNNNNNNNNNNNNNNNNNNNNNNNNNNNNNNNNNNNNNNNNNNNNNNNNNNNNNNNNNNNNNNNNNNNNNNNNNNNNNNNNNNNNNNNNNNNNNNNNNNNNNNNNNNNNNNNNNNNNNNNNNNNNNNNNNNNNNNNNNNNNNNNNNNNNNNNNNNNNNNNNNNNNNNNNNNNNNNNNNNNNNNNNNNNNNNNNNNNNNNNNNNNNNNNNNNNNNNNNNNNNNNNNNNNNNNNNNNNNNNNNNNNNNNNNNNNNNNNNNNNNNNNNNNNNNNNNNNNNNNNNNNNNNNNNNNNNNNNNNNNNNNNNNNNNNNNNNNNNNNNNNNNNNNNNNNNNNNNNNNNNNNNNNNNNNNNNNNNNNNNNNNNNNNNNNNNNNNNNNNNNNNNNNNNNNNNNNNNNNNNNNNNNNNNNNNNNNNNNNNNNNNNNNNNNNNNNNNNNNNNNNNNNNNNNNNNNNNNNNNNNNNNNNNNNNNNNNNNNNNNNNNNNNNNNNNNNNNNNNNNNNNNNNNNNNNNNNNNNNNNNNNNNNNNNNNNNNNNNNNNNNNNNNNNNNNNNNNNNNNNNNNNNNNNNNNNNNNNNNNNNNNNNNNNNNNNNNNNNNNNNNNNNNNNNNNNNNNNNNNNNNNNNNNNNNNNNNNNNNNNNNNNNNNNNNNNNNNNNNNNNNNNNNNNNNNNNNNNNNNNNNNNNNNNNNNNNNNNNNNNNNNNNNNNNNNNNNNNNNNNNNNNNNNNNNNNNNNNNNNNNNNNNNNNNNNNNNNNNNNNNNNNNNNNNNNNNNNNNNNNNNNNNNNNNNNNNNNNNNNNNNNNNNNNNNNNNNNNNNNNNNNNNNNNNNNNNNNNNNNNNNNNNNNNNNNNNNNNNNNNNNNNNNNNNNNNNNNNNNNNNNNNNNNNNNNNNNNNNNNNNNNNNNNNNNNNNNNNNNNNNNNNNNNNNNNNNNNNNNNNNNNNNNNNNNNNNNNNNNNNNNNNNNNNNNNNNNNNNNNNNNNNNNNNNNNNNNNNNNNNNNNNNNNNNNNNNNNNNNNNNNNNNNNNNNNNNNNNNNNNNNNNNNNNNNNNNNNNNNNNNNNNNNNNNNNNNNNNNNNNNNNNNNNNNNNNNNNNNNNNNNNNNNNNNNNNNNNNNNNNNNNNNNNNNNNNNNNNNNNNNNNNNNNNNNNNNNNNNNNNNNNNNNNNNNNNNNNNNNNNNNNNNNNNNNNNNNNNNNNNNNNNNNNNNNNNNNNNNNNNNNNNNNNNNNNNNNNNNNNNNNNNNNNNNNNNNNNNNNNNNNNNNNNNNNNNNNNNNNNNNNNNNNNNNNNNNNNNNNNNNNNNNNNNNNNNNNNNNNNNNNNNNNNNNNNNNNNNNNNNNNNNNNNNNNNNNNNNNNNNNNNNNNNNNNNNNNNNNNNNNNNNNNNNNNNNNNNNNNNNNNNNNNNNNNNNNNNNNNNNNNNNNNNNNNNNNNNNNNNNNNNNNNNNNNNNNNNNNNNNNNNNNNNNNNNNNNNNNNNNNNNNNNNNNNNNNNNNNNNNNNNNNNNNNNNNNNNNNNNNNNNNNNNNNNNNNNNNNNNNNNNNNNNNNNNNNNNNNNNNNNNNNNNNNNNNNNNNNNNNNNNNNNNNNNNNNNNNNNNNNNNNNNNNNNNNNNNNNNNNNNNNNNNNNNNNNNNNNNNNNNNNNNNNNNNNNNNNNNNNNNNNNNNNNNNNNNNNNNNNNNNNNNNNNNNNNNNNNNNNNNNNNNNNNNNNNNNNNNNNNNNNNNNNNNNNNNNNNNNNNNNNNNNNNNNNNNNNNNNNNNNNNNNNNNNNNNNNNNNNNNNNNNNNNNNNNNNNNNNNNNNNNNNNNNNNNNNNNNNNNNNNNNNNNNNNNNNNNNNNNNNNNNNNNNNNNNNNNNNNNNNNNNNNNNNNNNNNNNNNNNNNNNNNNNNNNNNNNNNNNNNNNNNNNNNNNNNNNNNNNNNNNNNNNNNNNNNNNNNNNNNNNNNNNNNNNNNNNNNNNNNNNNNNNNNNNNNNNNNNNNNNNNNNNNNNNNNNNNNNNNNNNNNNNNNNNNNNNNNNNNNNNNNNNNNNNNNNNNNNNNNNNNNNNNNNNNNNNNNNNNNNNNNNNNNNNNNNNNNNNNNNNNNNNNNNNNNNNNNNNNNNNNNNNNNNNNNNNNNNNNNNNNNNNNNNNNNNNNNNNNNNNNNNNNNNNNNNNNNNNNNNNNNNNNNNNNNNNNNNNNNNNNNNNNNNNNNNNNNNNNNNNNNNNNNNNNNNNNNNNNNNNNNNNNNNNNNNNNNNNNNNNNNNNNNNNNNNNNNNNNNNNNNNNNNNNNNNNNNNNNNNNNNNNNNNNNNNNNNNNNNNNNNNNNNNNNNNNNNNNNNNNNNNNNNNNNNNNNNNNNNNNNNNNNNNNNNNNNNNNNNNNNNNNNNNNNNNNNNNNNNNNNNNNNNNNNNNNNNNNNNNNNNNNNNNNNNNNNNNNNNNNNNNNNNNNNNNNNNNNNNNNNNNNNNNNNNNNNNNNNNNNNNNNNNNNNNNNNNNNNNNNNNNNNNNNNNNNNNNNNNNNNNNNNNNNNNNNNNNNNNNNNNNNNNNNNNNNNNNNNNNNNNNNNNNNNNNNNNNNNNNNNNNNNNNNNNNNNNNNNNNNNNNNNNNNNNNNNNNNNNNNNNNNNNNNNNNNNNNNNNNNNNNNNNNNNNNNNNNNNNNNNNNNNNNNNNNNNNNNNNNNNNNNNNNNNNNNNNNNNNNNNNNNNNNNNNNNNNNNNNNNNNNNNNNNNNNNNNNNNNNNNNNNNNNNNNNNNNNNNNNNNNNNNNNNNNNNNNNNNNNNNNNNNNNNNNNNNNNNNNNNNNNNNNNNNNNNNNNNNNNNNNNNNNNNNNNNNNNNNNNNNNNNNNNNNNNNNNNNNNNNNNNNNNNNNNNNNNNNNNNNNNNNNNNNNNNNNNNNNNNNNNNNNNNNNNNNNNNNNNNNNNNNNNNNNNNNNNNNNNNNNNNNNNNNNNNNNNNNNNNNNNNNNNNNNNNNNNNNNNNNNNNNNNNNNNNNNNNNNNNNNNNNNNNNNNNNNNNNNNNNNNNNNNNNNNNNNNNNNNNNNNNNNNNNNNNNNNNNNNNNNNNNNNNNNNNNNNNNNNNNNNNNNNNNNNNNNNNNNNNNNNNNNNNNNNNNNNNNNNNNNNNNNNNNNNNNNNNNNNNNNNNNNNNNNNNNNNNNNNNNNNNNNNNNNNNNNNNNNNNNNNNNNNNNNNNNNNNNNNNNNNNNNNNNNNNNNNNNNNNNNNNNNNNNNNNNNNNNNNNNNNNNNNNNNNNNNNNNNNNNNNNNNNNNNNNNNNNNNNNNNNNNNNNNNNNNNNNNNNNNNNNNNNNNNNNNNNNNNNNNNNNNNNNNNNNNNNNNNNNNNNNNNNNNNNNNNNNNNNNNNNNNNNNNNNNNNNNNNNNNNNNNNNNNNNNNNNNNNNNNNNNNNNNNNNNNNNNNNNNNNNNNNNNNNNNN is drawn from Prunus dulcis unplaced genomic scaffold, ALMONDv2, whole genome shotgun sequence and contains these coding sequences:
- the LOC117613346 gene encoding shewanella-like protein phosphatase 2, with protein sequence MEDDRAPPAAAAPAKESSSSSTCKDVPDLLSSFVDTFVDFSVSGGLFLLPQNDQNALPHHRNPGDDPLPSPPPLQTYYPPQDRLIAIGDLHGDLEKTKESLRLAKLIDPESGKWVGGSSTLVQIGDVFDRGGDELKILYYLEKLRREAARCGGTVITMHGNHEIMNVEGDFRFATHKGLDEFRRWADWYCIGNRMKSLCKGLEEPKDPFDGVPLGFENVKKEFVDGFRARIAALRPNGPISSRFLAKNLTVLVVGDSVFVHGGLLAAHVSYGLEKINAEVRDWVHGLKDRFAPEYCHGRNAVVWLRNFSHEFAEKCDCSALEHVLSTIPGAKRMIMGHTIQEFGINGVCEERAIRIDVGMSKGCINGLPEVLEINGNSGMRILTSNPLYQKKKYGSSVESERRPGPGFLPQEHGPKQVEVKA